The DNA region GCTGCGGCTCCAGGGAAGTCAAGGCAATCGGGCCTGCCACGTAGGCCAGTGCCACGGGGTGGGGTGCCTGGCAGAGGGAGCGAATCCAAAAGAGCCGACAGGCCCTGCAGTTGGCGCTCAGAGGCCATGCCCAAGTTGGGGGCATTTCCTGCTCTCCGGATAACAGCCACAAACCCAGTCGCCGCTGGCTTTTCGGGACGGATCCCCAAACAGCGCGAGTTCCCTTGAAGGAGCGATTCCTCCCCCCGGCCCTGCATCTCCTCCCCTCCTGGCTGAGCAGCGGGAACAGGAAGCGGCTGGAAAGCAGCGAAGTGAAACTTGGCTCGGCCGCTGGTTTAATTCATCCCGTTAGCCAAGTGGCAGCGTTTTCATTGAGTTAATGACGGGCTGTGAATCAGagtcaggggggctgggagccagcgcCTTGGGCTTAGCCAATACCTGCTCTGGTAGCCGGGGCCTGGGGGACCTCCCCCACTAGCTGCGGGAATGGGCTCCTGGGCTGCCCCAGCACTTGGGGGGCAGCAGAAGTGTGTGCCGTGCTCCCAGTCACTCCACGGGGTGGGCGGCCAGTGAGCCCGTGGCCAATGCAAGAGACTGGGCTCCTCTGGGAACAGGCCAGCTGCCTAAGCCGTTTCTTCTTGCCAGGGGGTTCCCCGCAGCTCAAGTGGGCTACCCAGGGGAAGGGCGCGGCCCCGAAGCCCCACAGTCGAGTAGCCTCTGGCTACCAGGTCTGGAATTGGAACCCGAGGCCAGCTGGCAatctcccagcccctgccagtcCCGCACTGGCCTGAGCCAGCCCCGCGGGGGTTGGGAGCCGCGTGTCCCCGGCCCAGGGCTCGGATCGTGCCCTCCTGCGCACACGTTATGCTGATCTTCCAGGAACTGTTCGGGAGAAGGGGGCCCTTCTGCCGTCCGGGGAGAACGGACTCGCAGCACGATGATAACGTCCCCGGGCGGGTTTCTCCGCCCACTGCCCCCCGAGAGACCCGATCGGCACCTGCATCAGGGCCTGTGATCAGAGCCAGCTGGGACCCAGGCCAAGCCCAGGAATGGAACGGGTCATGCTGGCCCGTTGTGGTTCGTCTCAGGGCACCGGGGGGCGCGGGCTGAGTCCTCCGGGGCTGGGGAATGGCTGGACGAACTCctgggtctcttccagccctgacTTGGGGGCGTTTGTATCTCATCCTAGAGGACTgcaggggggctgggccagggggccgTGAACCCTTCGCGAGCTGTGCAGAGGCGCTGGGGGTTAGAGCACTTTGTGTTGGGGCTTCCTGTGCCTGCCCATAGCCCCCCATCACGTCCCCCCTGtgcccatcctcctccccctacccttcctctcccagcccccaccagccATCGCCCCCAGGTGCCACAGCACCCATCGTCACGGTCTGGCACCCGCTCTCCAAGCCCACCGCCAGCCCCCTGCACATACCCTGCCCGCACAGCCCCTGGACCCGGGCTCCTGCCACAGCTCAGTGTGTCTGtccccctgcacagcccagaAAGCGGATCTCAGCGGCGAGGCCACCGGGGCCACCATTAACCACTCGCTGGCGCTGATCCACCggctgcaggagctgctgcagaaCGGCAACGCCAGCGACACCACGCTGCGGGTGCGCACCGCCGGCTCCGACGAGGTCAAGGTCTTCCACACCCACcagctgctcctggccctgcagagCGAAGCCTTCGAGAGCCTCCTGCACAACCAGACGGTGGTGACGCTGCACGAGCCGGCCGACAACGCCGCGCTCTTCGAGAAGTtcatcaggtgtgtgtgtgtgtggggggggggcctctGACTGCCCTGGGCAGTTTGGGGGGAACCTCCTCACACAGGGGACCAGACCACAGGCACCACTCCCCCATCTGGAGAGAGGCTGGGCACAGGGAGAGCCGGACAGGCCTGATGCCAGTCACAAAATGAGCCAGGAAAATACTGGCAGAGGGGCTGAgagaagaagggagggagggtaTCAGGGCTACAGGGAGCTGGGCTCAAACCCTCATAGGGGAGCTGTACAGAGATGTCCCAGTCTGCCCCAGACCACACCATCAGTTTAGTTTAGGGTGAgcggatgtcctgattttatagggacagtcccgatatttggggcttttccttatataggctcctattaccccccacccactgtcccaatttttcacacttgctgtctggtcacccttgttTAGTTAAAAGACTGGAGATTATGCCAAAGAGAGACCTAAGGCTGGGATAGCAGGCGACTGTGGGTCAAGAATGAGGGTCACTGGAAGAGCAGTGtgtgggggcagcccagggctgggctagcaggggctgtgggtcgggagtgaggggcaccggcagagctgggggaggggagcccagggctgggctagcaggggctgtgggtcgggagtgaggggcaccggcagagctgggggaggggggagcccgggactgggctagcaggggctgtgggtcaggagtgaggggcaccggcagagctggggaggggagcccagggctgggctagcaggggctgtgggtcgggagtgaggggcaccagcagagctgggggaggggggagcccgggactgggctagcaggggctgtgggtcaggagtgaggggcaccggcagagctggggaggggagcccagggctgggctagcaggggctgtgggtcaggagtgaggggccccAGCAGAGCTGCCCTTCCCTGTGAGGTGTGGGGAGAGCTAATGCCGGGGGTGTTGTGTCACTCTGCGCCCAGGTATCTGTACTGTGGGGAGATCTCCATCCTGTTGCACCAGGCCATCCCTCTGCACCGGCTCGCTAGCAAATACCACGTCTCCACGCTCCAGCGCGGAGTGGCTGAGTACATGAAGAGCCACCTGGCGAGCGAGTCCAGCCAGGGCCACGTGGTCGGCTGGTATCACTACGCGGTGAAGATCGGGGACGCGGGCTTGCAGGAGAGCTGCCTGCAGTTCCTGGCCTGGAACCTCTCGGCCGTCATGGGCGGCGCCGAGTGGGCCACGGTGAGCGCGGAGCTGCTGGCACTGCTCCTGGAGCGCTCGGACCTGGTGCTGCAGAGCGAGCTGGAGCTGTACACCGCCGTCGAGGAGTGGGTGGGCCGCAAGCAGCCCGAAGCCCCCGTGGTGGTGAAGGTGCTGCGCTCCATCCGCTATGCCATGATCCCCCCCAGCCAGCTGTTCCACCTGCAGAAGCAGTCGGCGGTGATGGTGCGGCACTACGGCGCCATCCAGGACCTGCTCTTCCAGGCCTTCCAGTTCCACTCCGCCTCCCCCATCCACTTCGCCAAGTACTTCGACGTCAACTGCAGCATGTTCGTGCCCCGCAACTACCTCTCCGGCTCCTGGGGCTCCCCGTGGGTCATCAACAACCCGGCCCGTGACGACCGCAGCACCAGCTTCCAAACCCAGCTGGGCCCCAGCAACCACGACGCCAGCAAACGGGTGACCTGGAACGTCCTCTTCTCCCCGCGCTGGCTGCCCGTCAGCCTGCGCCCCGTCTACTCAGACTCTGTCTCCGGAGCCATCCAGTCCATCCGGATCGAGGACGGGCGGCCCCGGCTGGTGATCACCCCGGCGATGACCAGCTCCGACTTCGCGGGCGTCAGCTTCCAGAAGACCATCCTGGTGGGGGTGCGGCAGCAGGGGCGAATCTTCGTGAAACACGCCTACAGCTTCCACCAGAGCACGGACGAGCTGGCCGATTTCCTGGCGCATGCCGACCTGCAGAAGCGCACCTCCGAGTACCTGATCGACAACTCCCTGCACCTGCACCTGATTGTCAAGCCCGTCTACCACTCGCTGATCAAGGTCAGGAAGTAGCCAGGCGGAAAGGTGCTGGGGACTGGCTGCTCAGGGTGACCCCGTAGCCTAGCGTGCTGGGCCCAGACCCCTGGAGAGGGCGGCCTGTGCCCCGCGCAGAGAACCGCTGAGCTCACAAAGCTAGGGGTGGAGGGGTTCCTAGGTAGAAGTGAATTAAAGCAGCGAGATTGTTTCCAGAGATGTACCTGCTCCGCCCCTTCCGACTTCAGGGCCCCTGCAGCTGGGCGGGGGACGACCATGATGCCACGTCTCCCCCAGGCCAGGCTCTCGGGATGCTGGGAGGGTCAGAGCCTGCGGATACAGGCAATGGAAGAGGTCCCGCCCCTTGGGAGCACACTGAAAACCAAGCCCCTGAGTGTCTCTCTTCAAAATTCaacctccgcccccaccccctgcccctttaAAGCTAGTTCTGTTGTCCGCTGCGTGCACCCGTCCCCCAGCTCCCAAGAGGGTCCGACACACACTGGCACTCCAGGCTTTGAGCAGGGAGGGCTTGTCCGCACTGGCAGGTTCCACCGTGGGAACCAGCTGAGTCCCCACCCAACGCTCCCATCGCTGGCTCTCCAGGCGTCCCTCCAGGCCAGTCATCCCGGCTCCCGGCCAAGGCAGGCGGCGCGGTGGGAGTGCCAGCCTGGCAGTGCTAGTGCAGGGCACCCTGGTGGGGGTAACCGAGGGAATTCAGCACGTTCCCCACTTGGCTCCCCCCTGGTTCTGCTTCACGTTCTGAGCCCCCCTGCGCTGCATCACGGGACGTGCCGGGCTGGGagttcccagcatgctctgcgttctcctctcctccttccagGGACCtgacggacagacagacaccgGCTGCTTCTCTTTGCCTCCCGGGCGATGCTCGGGGCCTCCTGGACAAACGCCACTTGCACCAACTTCCAAATAAACAGCCGAAAAAGAGCCTCTGGGTGGTGCTGCTTTCAGGGGGGCTGACTTGTAGTATCACAGACGTTCCCTCTGTCGGGACGTCGGCCTGAAACGCTGCTCACAACAGGTAGCAGGGTGACCTCCGGCCTTCTGCCCTGGGGGCTCaccggtcccttctggctttggggcCTTTCTGATCCAGTCTGACCTGCCTcgcccaggccagagcccctcacCCTGCCTGGAGCCCGGCGCCTCTCTCTGGTTCGAACGGTTCCCACAATTCTGGGGGCTCCCGCACCAGTGAACATAGCAAACGCTGGGCAGACTCGCCTAGCACGGCACAGTCGGGAACGGGTCCCGCCTGGGGGTAAGGCTCATTTACGGAGGGGTAATACATGATGAACAGATGGTTCAGTTAACGGTTAAATCAATTGTTAGGAGCCAAGAGGCTGTTTATACCCACGTGTAACGCCTTGTACCGCTGGGCTTCCGGAGCCATCCGGAACACACACTAGCCATGGCTGCTAGCGTCTAACAGGTAGTGCTTGTTATTAACCCTTTATACCCAGCGACCCGCGAGCAAACCCCGCCCCGAGACACAGGGAGAGGTGACCAGCCCTGTGGAAGGGGCCAGCCAAGACAGCggaattaaatgacttgcccaagtcacacagtcagtggcagaggctggagcagagcgCAGGGCTTGTTGCCAGCTGGCTTGGCCCTCAGAGCGGGCCCGAGTTGGGTACCCGCGCCAGCCTCCCCAAAGACAAGGAAAACCAGCAACCGAATGCTGCAGAAGCACAATGGAACCGGGCCGTAGAATCTCAACAAATCACTTTTAATTTAGCCTTAACAAGAGGAATAAAAAACAACGTTGCCAGGTAAAAACCCCAGGTTTGGAGTCCCTGGACATACCCCCAGAGACCAGGGtggccccagcagccccacagCCAATGGGCCAGACCCAGGCGCTGAGAGCCCCTGGATTGCGCCCAGCAGtgagcccccctgccccaagcccctgcaGGCTCTCAGGCCTGGCTGCAATCCAGTGCTACCCCAGCTGCAacacaagggcctgatcctgagcgcTGCAGGTCCCGTTGGCCGTGCTagggcaggatcgggccccggCCAGGTGAAGAGTTTGGCAACACGATTTATTGACAGCGTAACCAAGCCAGCACCAgggtccacacccctcctgcctgTTGGCCACGCCAGGGAgatcccctccctgcctcccctcagCCCAGGAGCTGGGAGGGCTGGAGACCACTTTGGGggcaccccctgccctcccccccaagacACTCGCAGACCATCCtcagccacagctggccctgggggAGCAGAACCGGGGGGCCCTGAACTCCCCACTGATGGGCACACGCACCGTGGGTTCAATAAGGGAGGGCCGGGGGTGCCCCCTGCCGGATTCATGGCCGCCGGCTTTCCAGCCACACTCCCTTTGCAGCAGGCCAGTCCTGCTGCTATtctgccagcaggaggtgctgctgagCACTGCGAGACCCTCCAGGGACTGGgatctgcagcccctggggagcaAGGGAGTGACATGGGGGGCTGGAAGCCCGAGGCCAGCGGTGCAGGCAAGGCATCAGGGAGCTGCAGCACTGACTGGCTGTGCGGGGCACCCGTGGGGCAGAGCCCTGGGCGCAGTGCAGCCGGCACGGTGGGGTAGCAGGCAGGGGTAGATGGGTGGCAGCGGTCACAGGAAGCTCTGGGGTGCATAGGGAGCGTGGCACCCCAAGCCCAGCCCATGCCCGGAGGCCAGTGGGAGGGGTGGGCGAGACCAGCAGTCCGGAGGGAAGGCACAGGGCAGCAAACCACAGGGCTTGAGCTGCATGGGTGCTTGGCATCCGTCCACACGGGGTCAGCGGGATGCCTGGCGCGCCattgcccccacctgccccacggCAGCTGGGGCATGGGGCTGTGAACAGAGCAACCTGCTGGGAACAGGCGGCTGGCCACCAGCCGAGCCACTCTTCAGCTCCCCGTAACCCTCGGCAAGGGGGACGCGGCGGTCTGAGCGCTTCCCGGGCGGAGACGGCTGGACGGAGGGGTAGAGAGAACGTGTCCAGACGGCTGCGGAAGGGACAGActccagcagccagggctgcGGGGCAgccgggaggagggagagaatcgTCCGTCCATGAGAACTATGTTGGTAAACCCCTTTCCTGCTGCCGGCTCTGCCCAGAGGAGCCTCCCCCGGCGCCCTGCTCGCcccaccagccctgcagcagctgggcatgtagcccaggcccaggccctccCAGTCCAGGGCTGTCTCCTCTCAGCCCGTCAGTAGCGCCGGCTCCTGCCGTCCTTGGCGTAAGCGTTGGTGCCGTTCAGGGTGATGTAGCTCAGGCGGGGgcgctggctgggctgggggccttTCTTCAAGCTGccgggctgagggagggggagcgggagagaCGCCGGGTCCCCCGgacctgggggagagggaaacaaaCAGAAGAGGTTTGCAAAGCGGAGCCACAGGGCTCGTTGCGGGAGGAGCAGAGAATCGGCCCATGACACAGCTCGTCCTGGGGGAGGGATTGGACAGGCAGGACTGGGGCTTTCGCCGCCCGCCGGCCtgggggcaccgaggctgggggcGGCGTCAGTGGACACAGCATGGCCAGCAGAAGGAGCTGGAGGCTGCCCCCTGAGGTGGGGCGGAGGGAcgctgggagggcagtgggtgAGCAGCTGGCTCTGCTGTGGGCTGGGCAGTGCCCGGTGTGTGAGCAGAGAGAGGGGCTGAGGGAGCTGCTCGGGCCCGGCCTGGGACACCAGGCCCAGTTCCAGCAAGCCAGGGTCCCGCTCTGCCTGCAATGGAGGCGGGACCCCATGCCCGTGTGCTGCCCGCAGCACGCTGCCACTGGCACCAAGGGGGATGCCCAGGCAGGAGTGACTGCGATGGCCGGgcgccctggccccagccagcccGAGGCTCACCCACCTGCATGCTGGCTCTGCGGGAGCCTCCCTTTGGCTTTGCCAGGCGCCCGGGGGTGCGGTGCCGGCGGGCCCCCCGCTGGCATCCTGTGCTCAGAGTTGCTCTCGAGGGGGCGGCACCGAGTTACATTGGGCTTCGGTCCTGGGAGCtgcgagggaggggagggggagaaacggTCACAGCGGCTCGGGGGCAAAGCTCAAACCAGGGGGCAGCTCGGTGActtgccagagccctgggacctGGATCCCAAACCCTGAGCCTCAGATCCAGGGTTACAGCTCCCCCCAAAGAGAGCCCAGcatgcagtgcattgtgggtaagCCGCAGGCTCGTCCCTGCCTGCCTGgcacctggcccccacccccaaacgcacagccccagcccctcccccgggaGTCCACACAGACCCGCTCTGCTAGCGCGGGTGCCGGGGGGCTGGCCCCAGAGGGGCTCTGCGGGAGCAGCTCCTCTGGGATCGGCTGGTGTGGGAACGGCACGTACCCCGTGGCCGGTGACCTCGAAGGACCTGGACCGTCGCTTCCGCCTTTTGCCGTCCAGcgactcctccctcttccccagcttCTTGCCACCCTTCTTGTGCCCCCGGAGCCAGGGCCCGGGGGAGTGGCTGGGGCGGAGGCCCTCGGCCCGTGAGGCCGTCTCCCCGGTGCTGCTGGACAGGTTGTCCTCGCTGGCGGCATGCTGCAGACCGGGGCAGGGCGGGCGCCGGGAGGCAGGGGTCTCCGGGGAGAGGGGGTCTTCGCTCTCGCTCAGGGAGTGCAGCGACAGGCTGCTCCGCTCCTTCATGGGCTCCAGCAGGTGCAGCCGGTCGGACTCCAGGACCCGGGAGCGGCGCCGGGCAGCCTTCACCGCAATGCTCTTGGTGCTGCTCAGGATCTCCCTGCGCTCTGCAAAGAGCGGGCGCCGGCGTGAGAGAGCGAGGGGTCCCCCCAGTCGCATGGTCCAGATCGGGAGGGGGGTGGTTGGGcccctccctgaacccccccacccggATCTGCAAACTGGAAGCATCGTACCCTCAGCTTCATCTTCACCATGCCCGCAGTGCCCCGAACGCCCGGAGGGCAGACAACCCACATCAGGGAAGAGATCCAtccccccagggctctgtgagctgctgcagcattttgtggaggagggggggggaaatgggacaaGCACCGGCTACCCTGGACCCTGCGTTGGCTCCGTGGCTGTGATCAGACAGgcagggttggggaggggaggaagatggCCCATGGCCAAGGCCTGGGGCAAACACTGCAGCTGGTGTGCTGGGCCGGCAACGCTACACGTCATAGTCTGCACCATACTGGGGGCCTGAGGCTCCCTGCCcaacccccatctccccacagtcCGGGGGCCTTGCAATGGGATGGCCGCAAACCCAACCGAAGAGCGTCCAagatgggggcagcgtgcaggaCACGACCCCACCCCCACGTTACCCAGAAGCCCCTGACCCTTAGGGCTCGGGGGGCTCGAAGAGGCCCCAGCGTGGGCAGCGGGAGCTGTTTGCCACTGTCCTGGCACCGTCTGtgccttcccttccccagagagGAAGTGACGGCGCAACTGGGCCCACCCCGCGCCGAGAGCTCCTCACCTCTGCGCGTCAGGGCGACGTCCGAGCAGTTCTCGCTGCTGTCCGGGGAGGAGTTGGGGTGGCTCTCCAGGCAGGCCAGGCTCCCCTGGTGCAGGTACTGGGGGAGAGACGGGAGGTGAGCGCGTCTGGCCGCTGCCTGTGGCAGAAATACCTGCTAGCAAAGGGCGCTGCTCTGCACTCACTGCCTGCCCGTTTGGGCTGGGATAGGACCggcaagggcagggcagggcagaaaggCGGTAaaaagcccagagcccagccctgcccagggtAAACCCAGAGCAAGCCCAGCCTGACGCCAGGCAGCGTGAGCGGCATCTGGCCAGGTTTCCATTGGATTTTTCGGTTCTGAATCACTCACACTCGGTAACCATTGTCGAGCTCAGAGCCCCGGGGGGCGGGTTCTGCTCAGACAGTGAGgaacagctcctgccccaaagagctcctgGGCCAAAGAGCCCAGGCTGACAAGGCGGAAACCGAggcacagtgacttgcccaaggtcacccagcagcccaGTGGCGGAGCCGGAAGTagccccaggactcctggctctgtGCAGCGCTCCAGCTACTAGTCAACGCTGCCTTTCACAGAGGCGCGTCCGTGCCCtgggcccccagcacctcccacaccAGGGCCTTTCCCACGCTGCCCCACGCACCTCTTGGGTCACCATGCCGTTCACGTGGATCGGGGGCGGGGTCAGCACAGCCGAACTCTTGATCTGCCGCACCCGAGGGCTGGTCCTGAACACCTGGGCCGGGTCGCTGCCGGAGAGGGACAGACGCCCGTCACACCCAGAGCAGAGAGACGGTGTGAATTCACACACACGGGATGCTGTGCAGAAAGCGGCTAATGGCTCCCATCGCGGGAGTCTTGGATCCATAGCCCAGCCCAGGCCTCAGGAAAGCCAAcggctctgccagctgccccaATGCAGGTTCAAGGAGGAGCAGTCAAGCCCACGTATCTAGCAAAGGCAGCAGCAAACTGGAGCTGCCGCGTGGCAGGGCAGAGCCCAGCCGAAGGGACAGACGTTTCCCTAGCTGCAAACGCGGGACTAGGCTGTGGGTTGCAGCCGGGCGTTGCAGCAGGATGCCAGGAGCAGCAGTGACGTGACACGGGTGGGATGCAGAGACAGAGCTACTTGGGCACAGAGTGCCAGGAGGGGCGGCCCTGGGGGTTTCTGAGCTAGGAAGCTGCCTGCAGCTCGGGGGAACAGGACAAAAACGTCGCTGACTCCGTGTCCatttctcctcccagccccacacatcaGGGAAGGGCAGCGAGGAGGTTCCCTTTGCTCTAAACGTGGCCTCTTAACCCCCCTGGCTCTTCCTCTTTGGGCCTAGCTGAGCCCGgcagcctcctctctgcccaCCTGCTGCATCCAGCCGCTCGTGCTGCCCCAGGATCACGGGCAgccagagcccggggctgggtCCTAAACACAGACACCCACGTGTGCTGGACTCTCCCTGGGCCGGACGTGTGGCGCttggcccctcctgcccccaggcgAGGCCCTACCTCTCTGCGTCCGGCACGAGGGGCGGCAGGGCGTGCCTGCGGGAGTcgcgctgcagcagcagctggtgctctGAGCCCAGCGTCCTCACGCTCTCCTGGTCGGAGTCCAGGGTGCTCTCTGCAGCCGGGAGCTGGGGGATCTTGGGCAGAGACGTGTCCTGCGGGGGAATCAGCCGCTGTtacgcccagcccagcccagcccagcccagcccagccgcccTGCAGATTAGGGGTCCCCTGGGGGGCACTGCAGGACACAGCCCgctggctgcagcttctctgCCC from Malaclemys terrapin pileata isolate rMalTer1 chromosome 13, rMalTer1.hap1, whole genome shotgun sequence includes:
- the BTBD17 gene encoding BTB/POZ domain-containing protein 17 isoform X1; its protein translation is MAGLLGARPAVPRRGGCSWATFLLLLLPVQAAQKADLSGEATGATINHSLALIHRLQELLQNGNASDTTLRVRTAGSDEVKVFHTHQLLLALQSEAFESLLHNQTVVTLHEPADNAALFEKFIRYLYCGEISILLHQAIPLHRLASKYHVSTLQRGVAEYMKSHLASESSQGHVVGWYHYAVKIGDAGLQESCLQFLAWNLSAVMGGAEWATVSAELLALLLERSDLVLQSELELYTAVEEWVGRKQPEAPVVVKVLRSIRYAMIPPSQLFHLQKQSAVMVRHYGAIQDLLFQAFQFHSASPIHFAKYFDVNCSMFVPRNYLSGSWGSPWVINNPARDDRSTSFQTQLGPSNHDASKRVTWNVLFSPRWLPVSLRPVYSDSVSGAIQSIRIEDGRPRLVITPAMTSSDFAGVSFQKTILVGVRQQGRIFVKHAYSFHQSTDELADFLAHADLQKRTSEYLIDNSLHLHLIVKPVYHSLIKGPDGQTDTGCFSLPPGRCSGPPGQTPLAPTSK
- the BTBD17 gene encoding BTB/POZ domain-containing protein 17 isoform X2; the protein is MAGLLGARPAVPRRGGCSWATFLLLLLPVQAAQKADLSGEATGATINHSLALIHRLQELLQNGNASDTTLRVRTAGSDEVKVFHTHQLLLALQSEAFESLLHNQTVVTLHEPADNAALFEKFIRYLYCGEISILLHQAIPLHRLASKYHVSTLQRGVAEYMKSHLASESSQGHVVGWYHYAVKIGDAGLQESCLQFLAWNLSAVMGGAEWATVSAELLALLLERSDLVLQSELELYTAVEEWVGRKQPEAPVVVKVLRSIRYAMIPPSQLFHLQKQSAVMVRHYGAIQDLLFQAFQFHSASPIHFAKYFDVNCSMFVPRNYLSGSWGSPWVINNPARDDRSTSFQTQLGPSNHDASKRVTWNVLFSPRWLPVSLRPVYSDSVSGAIQSIRIEDGRPRLVITPAMTSSDFAGVSFQKTILVGVRQQGRIFVKHAYSFHQSTDELADFLAHADLQKRTSEYLIDNSLHLHLIVKPVYHSLIKVRK